One Akkermansiaceae bacterium genomic region harbors:
- a CDS encoding tetratricopeptide repeat protein translates to MKHSITTLLLALALHFTLAPQSFAQDETDKTDPGQEPIVGVWRDFMNLPKQQREDYGQKLIKVQNLFNQKRIFDALEKIDELDKIFKDHPAALNIKGACYVEIRAFDKANAIFEQVLAISPNNTNVQFNLAEVDFVTKNWEKAYERFSKLIPLLPAENKAMIRLCEFKLLLCQLKTDRVKEALVLQDKYDAWDDSPFYYYSRAAILYHHDDKLEAEKMLRNARFVWQNDAALAAWQDTLIEFGYIRSFYGGDAGEEE, encoded by the coding sequence ATGAAACACAGCATCACCACCCTCCTTCTCGCCCTGGCTCTCCACTTCACGCTGGCACCCCAATCGTTCGCCCAGGATGAGACTGACAAAACAGATCCCGGCCAGGAACCCATCGTGGGGGTATGGCGGGACTTCATGAACCTGCCCAAGCAGCAGCGTGAGGACTATGGCCAGAAGCTCATCAAGGTGCAGAACCTGTTCAACCAAAAGCGGATTTTTGATGCCCTGGAAAAAATCGACGAACTCGACAAGATCTTTAAAGACCACCCGGCGGCGCTGAATATCAAAGGCGCCTGTTACGTTGAAATCCGCGCCTTCGACAAGGCCAACGCTATATTCGAGCAAGTGCTGGCCATTTCCCCTAACAATACCAACGTCCAGTTCAACCTGGCCGAGGTCGATTTTGTCACGAAAAACTGGGAGAAGGCCTATGAACGTTTCAGCAAGCTCATTCCGCTGCTTCCGGCCGAAAACAAAGCCATGATCCGCTTGTGCGAATTCAAACTCCTGCTCTGCCAGCTCAAAACCGACCGGGTCAAGGAGGCGCTCGTGCTCCAGGACAAATATGACGCCTGGGACGACTCCCCGTTTTACTACTACTCACGCGCGGCGATCCTCTATCATCACGACGACAAGTTAGAGGCTGAAAAAATGTTGCGCAATGCCCGCTTTGTCTGGCAAAACGACGCGGCCCTGGCTGCGTGGCAAGACACGCTGATTGAGTTCGGCTACATCCGTAGTTTCTACGGCGGCGATGCCGGCGAGGAGGAATAA
- the ald gene encoding alanine dehydrogenase, producing MIIGIPSEIKAQEHRVSMIPSSVGELTRRGHRVLVQKGAGVGASYPDELYSALGAVMVDRAETIFADSELIVKVKEPQAQEVAMLNEQHTLFTYLHLAADKHLTETLTATGCTAIAYETIEVNKRLPLLEPMSEIAGRMSSIVGAYQLAKHNGGRGTLLGGVPGVAPGRVVVIGGGTAGVNAARVATGIGADVSILEVDFERMRFLDITMEGTHTIYSNEANLAELLPRVDLVIGAVLVPGAAAPKLITREMLKIMQPGSVFVDIAVDQGGCAETTRPTTHDDPTYYEEEVLHYCVANMPGAYARTSTQALNNCTQKWTMMIAENGVSKACEIQRDLIGGINCMKGKLTCRPVGEAHGIEVVDPLSLL from the coding sequence ATGATTATTGGCATACCTTCTGAAATCAAAGCCCAAGAGCACCGCGTGTCCATGATTCCTTCATCCGTCGGTGAGCTGACACGACGGGGGCACCGCGTATTGGTCCAAAAAGGGGCTGGAGTCGGCGCCAGCTACCCGGACGAACTCTACTCAGCGCTCGGAGCCGTCATGGTTGATCGTGCGGAAACCATTTTTGCGGACAGTGAGCTGATTGTCAAAGTCAAGGAGCCCCAGGCCCAGGAGGTGGCGATGCTGAATGAACAACACACGCTGTTTACCTACCTCCACCTTGCGGCAGACAAGCACCTGACAGAGACCCTCACCGCCACGGGCTGCACCGCCATTGCTTACGAAACAATCGAGGTCAACAAGCGGCTCCCCTTGCTCGAACCGATGAGTGAGATTGCTGGTCGTATGTCATCGATTGTGGGAGCTTACCAGCTGGCCAAGCACAATGGAGGTCGCGGCACGCTCCTAGGCGGTGTTCCCGGCGTGGCGCCTGGCAGGGTGGTGGTGATCGGCGGTGGCACTGCGGGGGTGAATGCGGCACGCGTCGCCACGGGAATTGGTGCCGATGTAAGTATTCTGGAAGTGGACTTCGAGCGGATGCGCTTTCTCGATATCACCATGGAGGGCACGCACACGATCTATTCCAACGAGGCGAATCTAGCAGAACTGTTACCACGTGTCGACCTGGTGATTGGTGCCGTCCTGGTTCCCGGTGCAGCTGCGCCTAAATTGATCACACGTGAGATGTTGAAAATCATGCAGCCGGGCTCGGTATTTGTCGACATCGCGGTCGACCAGGGTGGTTGTGCTGAAACGACCCGACCGACGACCCATGACGACCCGACATATTATGAGGAGGAGGTCCTGCACTACTGCGTGGCCAACATGCCGGGTGCCTATGCCCGCACATCCACCCAGGCACTCAACAACTGCACCCAGAAGTGGACGATGATGATTGCTGAAAACGGAGTGTCCAAGGCCTGCGAGATACAGAGAGACCTGATAGGCGGTATTAACTGCATGAAAGGCAAACTCACCTGTCGGCCTGTGGGTGAGGCACATGGCATTGAGGTTGTTGACCCGCTCAGCTTGCTGTAG
- a CDS encoding COX15/CtaA family protein — MRIRMSGGKTENQQAVATWLFVCTAMIALMVVIGGATRLTGSGLSITEWNLVMGTVPPLNEGQWGEVFDQYKKSPEYQLVNAGMTMSEFKSIFWWEYVHRLIGRTVGFVFLFPCLYFVVRRRITKKQGMKLLLLFLLGGAQGVLGWYMVKSGLVKHPEVSHFRLTAHLTLAFLLFGATLWQGLQFKTDRFPKAQPGDKGGGKLWRISVALMALVMLQVALGAMVAGLKAGYMFNTFPKMGEHWVPPGMGYHFLMNGVAIQFCHRMTAYLVLIAVVLLWWKSRNSVLSARQRNGFDFILLAVLIQFTLGVFTLLFHVPVLLGVLHQFGALVLFGGTVFLCHSLCLGNRASPSAPTAS, encoded by the coding sequence ATGAGAATCCGCATGTCAGGAGGCAAAACAGAAAACCAGCAGGCCGTAGCAACGTGGTTGTTTGTCTGCACCGCCATGATCGCCCTGATGGTGGTCATCGGCGGAGCAACCCGGTTGACAGGCTCAGGCTTGTCGATCACGGAGTGGAACCTGGTCATGGGCACCGTCCCTCCACTGAACGAGGGCCAGTGGGGTGAGGTTTTTGACCAGTATAAGAAGTCGCCCGAGTACCAATTGGTGAATGCGGGGATGACCATGTCTGAGTTCAAGTCGATTTTTTGGTGGGAGTACGTCCACCGCTTGATAGGACGCACGGTCGGCTTCGTTTTTTTGTTTCCTTGTCTGTATTTTGTAGTCCGTCGGCGCATCACAAAAAAACAGGGTATGAAACTACTTCTCTTGTTTTTGTTAGGAGGTGCCCAGGGTGTACTTGGGTGGTACATGGTCAAAAGCGGTCTGGTAAAACATCCGGAGGTGAGCCATTTCCGACTAACCGCCCACCTTACCCTGGCATTCCTGCTCTTCGGCGCAACCTTATGGCAAGGGTTGCAGTTTAAAACGGATCGGTTTCCAAAAGCGCAACCTGGTGACAAAGGGGGAGGGAAGCTATGGCGCATTTCCGTGGCCTTGATGGCGCTGGTGATGCTGCAAGTCGCGCTGGGTGCCATGGTGGCCGGTTTGAAAGCCGGCTATATGTTTAACACCTTCCCTAAAATGGGTGAGCACTGGGTTCCCCCGGGCATGGGGTATCACTTTTTGATGAACGGCGTGGCAATCCAGTTTTGCCACCGGATGACGGCGTATCTGGTTCTGATAGCCGTGGTTCTGCTCTGGTGGAAATCCCGTAACTCGGTGCTGTCGGCCAGACAACGGAACGGCTTCGATTTTATCCTGCTGGCGGTCTTGATCCAATTCACCCTCGGGGTGTTTACCCTGCTGTTTCACGTGCCGGTATTACTCGGGGTCTTGCACCAGTTCGGGGCACTGGTGCTTTTTGGTGGCACGGTGTTCCTCTGCCACTCCCTGTGCCTGGGAAACCGTGCCAGCCCATCGGCCCCTACAGCAAGCTGA
- a CDS encoding methyltransferase domain-containing protein, with protein sequence MASQASNVRRAAVSALRAWAKGHTYMDSLIERHAAKNGLSRQDRALLQSIVSCVLRNRRLLDHWINKLRKGKLDHETRDILRVGISQLLLLGVADHAAVNETVNCGKASVRGLINAVLRQAIDRRGRLVGTMDELSPPILYSHPDWLWNRWRKAFGKKNALALLAWNNLPARTYARINPLREGALATVCQYENATAVDGLDGYYEIEGPPPSEWMRDGLVYIQDPATRHCVDLLAPQPGEQVLDACAAPGGKTALIAAMMHHDGGILCTDSNEKRLPRLEENLANLGITNASVQAHDWTKPAPGAWHGRFDAILLDVPCSNTGVMRRRLDSRWRLRAEDIEALTSIQAKILINALPCIKPGGRIVYSTCSIEAEENHDLVTSVIAGHSGWKLDAEHQALPYRDQTDGAYAARLTREERLEG encoded by the coding sequence ATGGCCTCCCAAGCATCCAACGTCCGCCGCGCCGCCGTCTCCGCCCTCAGGGCGTGGGCCAAGGGACACACGTATATGGACTCCCTGATCGAACGACATGCGGCAAAAAACGGCCTCAGCCGTCAGGACCGCGCCCTGCTGCAATCGATTGTTTCCTGCGTATTACGGAACCGTCGTCTGCTCGACCACTGGATCAACAAACTGCGCAAAGGAAAGCTCGACCATGAAACGCGCGATATCCTGCGTGTCGGTATCAGCCAGCTGCTGCTCCTGGGGGTCGCCGACCACGCTGCGGTGAATGAAACCGTCAACTGTGGCAAAGCATCGGTGCGCGGACTGATCAATGCCGTGTTACGCCAGGCCATCGACCGGCGCGGTCGGCTCGTTGGCACCATGGACGAACTCTCCCCCCCGATCCTCTATTCCCATCCCGACTGGCTTTGGAACCGGTGGCGAAAAGCCTTTGGCAAGAAAAACGCCCTCGCATTACTTGCCTGGAACAACCTGCCGGCAAGGACCTATGCCCGGATCAACCCGCTCAGGGAAGGGGCGCTCGCCACGGTTTGCCAGTATGAAAACGCCACAGCTGTCGATGGCCTCGACGGCTATTATGAAATCGAGGGGCCACCGCCGAGCGAGTGGATGCGGGACGGCCTGGTCTACATCCAGGACCCGGCGACGCGCCATTGCGTGGACCTGCTGGCGCCACAACCCGGCGAACAGGTTCTCGACGCCTGTGCCGCACCCGGTGGAAAAACCGCGCTGATCGCCGCGATGATGCATCACGATGGCGGGATCCTCTGCACGGACAGCAACGAAAAACGCCTGCCCCGGCTTGAGGAAAACCTAGCCAACCTCGGGATCACCAATGCCAGTGTGCAGGCACACGACTGGACCAAACCAGCCCCCGGAGCGTGGCACGGCAGGTTCGACGCCATCCTGCTGGACGTACCGTGCTCCAACACCGGGGTGATGCGCCGTCGGCTTGACTCCCGCTGGCGACTGCGGGCCGAGGACATCGAGGCACTCACCTCGATCCAGGCAAAAATCCTCATCAACGCCCTGCCCTGTATCAAACCAGGCGGGAGGATTGTTTATTCCACCTGCTCGATCGAGGCGGAAGAAAACCACGACCTGGTGACCAGCGTGATCGCCGGGCACAGCGGCTGGAAACTGGACGCCGAGCACCAGGCCCTGCCGTACCGTGACCAGACCGACGGTGCCTACGCCGCACGCCTGACCAGGGAAGAGAGACTTGAAGGATAA
- the nadD gene encoding nicotinate (nicotinamide) nucleotide adenylyltransferase has translation MASSEQQAARTTANPRSATGGEPSRVCLFGGTFDPIHLGHTHIAQAAVQQLGLDRVIFLPCKQSPHKPGHQHASASDRLAMCRLATAGLGWAEVDDFDIIAPAPSYSWRTAEAMAERFPNARMFWLMGTDQWHALPRWDRPDHLASLVEFIVFNRGDTPGDLPGYRLHAIPGHHPASATAIRESAPGDLPTAWLAPEVADYIRANQLYHQKTKTIPD, from the coding sequence ATGGCTTCATCGGAACAACAAGCTGCCCGAACAACGGCCAATCCCCGGTCGGCAACGGGGGGGGAACCATCACGCGTCTGCCTTTTCGGGGGGACTTTCGACCCCATCCACCTCGGACATACCCACATTGCACAGGCCGCGGTGCAACAGCTGGGGCTCGACCGGGTGATCTTCCTGCCTTGCAAGCAATCGCCTCATAAACCCGGCCACCAACACGCCAGTGCTAGTGACCGGCTGGCCATGTGCCGACTCGCCACCGCCGGGCTCGGCTGGGCCGAAGTCGATGATTTTGATATCATCGCGCCTGCGCCGTCCTATTCCTGGCGCACCGCCGAAGCGATGGCAGAGCGGTTTCCGAATGCCAGGATGTTCTGGTTGATGGGAACCGACCAGTGGCATGCCTTGCCCAGGTGGGACCGACCCGACCACCTCGCCAGCCTGGTGGAGTTCATTGTTTTCAACCGTGGTGACACCCCCGGTGATTTGCCGGGATACCGGCTTCATGCCATCCCCGGTCACCATCCGGCATCCGCCACCGCCATCCGCGAGAGTGCCCCCGGTGATTTACCCACCGCTTGGCTGGCACCCGAAGTCGCAGACTACATCCGGGCCAACCAGCTCTATCACCAAAAAACCAAAACCATACCCGATTGA
- a CDS encoding thioredoxin family protein, with amino-acid sequence MKKTLLAGLALAMTASLSSASGDEWMTDFEAAKKKAAAENKDLLVDFTGSDWCGWCIKLVDEVFKHDAFKTGVADKFVLVELDFPRDKSKLSEATQMQNAELQKKYDVKGFPTILLLDSKGLPFAQTGYQAGGPEKYLAHLDELRAKRIKRDESLAAAEKLEGVEKAKALVAALKELPETQLSHYTDITGQIAALDPNDETGFVAAQKRKEAEANLEKEVMAAMRSGNTDDAIAKIDKFIADYKVEGEEKQGLLGMKMNPLMAAKKFDEAAKVIDELIAAAPESKAAKFAESFKPRLQKMKEAASQPKEDKPNPPHGEPGHVHEEE; translated from the coding sequence ATGAAAAAGACACTACTCGCCGGCCTCGCCCTGGCTATGACAGCATCCCTTAGCTCCGCCAGCGGAGATGAGTGGATGACCGACTTCGAAGCCGCCAAGAAAAAGGCCGCTGCGGAAAACAAAGACCTCCTGGTTGACTTCACCGGTTCCGACTGGTGTGGCTGGTGTATCAAGCTCGTGGACGAGGTATTCAAGCACGATGCCTTCAAAACCGGCGTCGCCGACAAATTTGTACTCGTTGAACTCGATTTCCCGCGTGACAAATCCAAACTCAGTGAAGCTACACAGATGCAGAATGCCGAGCTTCAGAAGAAGTATGACGTAAAGGGTTTCCCTACCATCCTCTTGCTCGATTCAAAAGGCCTGCCATTTGCCCAGACCGGATATCAGGCAGGTGGACCGGAAAAATACCTGGCTCACCTCGACGAGCTTCGCGCAAAACGTATTAAGCGCGATGAGTCACTTGCAGCCGCCGAGAAACTTGAGGGTGTGGAAAAAGCCAAGGCTCTGGTTGCCGCGCTCAAGGAACTCCCCGAGACTCAGCTCAGCCACTACACGGATATCACTGGACAGATCGCCGCACTCGATCCTAACGACGAAACCGGGTTTGTTGCCGCTCAGAAGCGCAAGGAAGCCGAAGCCAACCTTGAAAAAGAAGTGATGGCCGCCATGCGCTCCGGCAATACCGACGATGCGATTGCTAAAATCGACAAATTCATCGCCGACTATAAAGTCGAGGGTGAAGAGAAACAAGGTCTGCTTGGTATGAAGATGAATCCACTGATGGCTGCCAAGAAATTTGACGAAGCGGCCAAGGTCATCGACGAGCTGATTGCCGCAGCCCCTGAAAGCAAGGCTGCCAAGTTTGCAGAAAGCTTCAAGCCACGCCTCCAGAAGATGAAGGAAGCGGCTTCCCAACCCAAGGAGGACAAGCCCAACCCACCCCATGGTGAGCCCGGCCACGTGCATGAGGAGGAGTAA
- a CDS encoding phosphoadenylyl-sulfate reductase: MSQSVALETRTMSDVDKVNAAFEGMTAPERIAWLHEQFGSRLVLSSSFGLQAAVMLHLVSQHAPKIPVVWLDTGYLFAETYQYAEQLIEQLGLDVQVYQPKLSAARQEALYGKLWEQGEKGNASYGLINKVEPMNRALQELGADIWISGLRRSHSSTRANRAFAEQQKKTLKVYPILDWADAQVAAYYHDNNLPKHPLEAKGYKTMGDWHSTSPVADGESAERSRFGGEKYECGLHLDSGAGDFQI, encoded by the coding sequence ATGTCTCAATCCGTAGCTTTAGAAACACGAACCATGTCAGACGTCGATAAAGTAAATGCCGCCTTCGAAGGTATGACCGCACCCGAGCGTATTGCCTGGCTACATGAGCAATTTGGCTCACGACTCGTCCTCAGCAGTAGCTTTGGCCTGCAAGCGGCCGTCATGCTGCATCTTGTGAGTCAACACGCACCGAAAATCCCCGTGGTGTGGCTTGATACAGGTTACCTTTTTGCCGAGACCTATCAGTATGCCGAGCAGTTGATCGAACAACTCGGTCTCGATGTTCAGGTTTACCAACCCAAGCTGTCCGCTGCACGCCAAGAGGCGCTTTACGGAAAACTCTGGGAGCAAGGTGAGAAGGGGAATGCCAGCTACGGTCTGATCAATAAAGTCGAGCCGATGAATCGGGCCCTGCAAGAGCTGGGTGCGGATATTTGGATCAGCGGTCTACGCCGCTCCCATTCAAGCACCCGAGCCAACCGTGCCTTTGCAGAACAGCAGAAAAAAACGCTTAAGGTATATCCCATCCTCGACTGGGCCGATGCGCAGGTTGCCGCATATTACCACGATAACAATCTGCCCAAACACCCTCTGGAAGCTAAGGGATACAAGACCATGGGCGACTGGCATTCCACTTCACCTGTCGCCGACGGTGAGTCCGCAGAGCGCTCACGCTTCGGTGGTGAAAAATACGAATGCGGCCTCCACCTCGACTCCGGTGCTGGTGACTTCCAGATTTAA
- a CDS encoding metallophosphoesterase translates to MEKGKRKLFSRRNFIATGALGAVGSYTYARYIEPNRLTVTQKEIRVPHLPAALDGLIVAQLTDFHYEPDRQHGLIQEAVEATNAAEPDIIALTGDFITGSQTVFDPLMATLSGLKAKHGIYTILGNHDGWHGSIHGFQSGFRKSGFEFLVNQGTRINIKGENLYIIGTDSVWSGHVDAPACYRGYHKAANEPVLALVHEPDVFDTLTDLFPVSLQLSGHTHGGQCRVPLIGYAPVKVRFGRNYIYGEYAKGDSRIFVSRGLGTVGIPVRFACPPEIAILTLRA, encoded by the coding sequence ATGGAAAAAGGGAAACGTAAGCTGTTTAGCCGAAGAAACTTCATCGCCACAGGTGCCCTGGGTGCCGTTGGCTCCTACACATACGCCCGATATATCGAGCCGAACCGGCTGACGGTCACCCAAAAGGAGATTCGGGTCCCGCATCTTCCGGCTGCCCTGGACGGATTGATCGTCGCCCAGCTCACGGATTTTCATTATGAGCCCGACCGGCAACACGGGTTGATCCAAGAGGCGGTCGAGGCCACCAATGCCGCCGAACCCGACATCATCGCGCTGACAGGCGATTTCATCACGGGCTCGCAGACTGTTTTTGATCCGCTGATGGCAACACTCTCCGGACTCAAGGCCAAACACGGCATCTACACCATCCTCGGCAACCACGATGGCTGGCATGGGAGCATACACGGATTTCAAAGCGGTTTCAGGAAATCAGGTTTCGAGTTTCTCGTCAACCAAGGCACCCGGATTAACATCAAGGGCGAGAACCTCTATATCATCGGCACAGACTCCGTGTGGTCGGGTCATGTGGATGCCCCCGCCTGCTACCGGGGGTATCACAAGGCAGCCAATGAGCCTGTGCTCGCACTGGTGCACGAGCCGGATGTCTTCGACACGCTGACCGATTTGTTTCCCGTGAGTTTGCAACTATCGGGGCACACGCATGGCGGACAATGCCGCGTTCCACTCATCGGATACGCACCGGTGAAAGTCAGGTTCGGAAGGAACTACATCTACGGCGAATACGCCAAGGGGGACTCGAGAATTTTTGTCAGTCGGGGGCTGGGAACCGTCGGTATCCCGGTGCGTTTCGCCTGCCCTCCCGAGATTGCCATTCTCACCTTGAGGGCTTGA
- a CDS encoding winged helix-turn-helix domain-containing protein: MTPDPDTDDVSTALSLLRDSLSEEEQRIRAEGAQAMQSGEYDTATSVIDFAKRLLSFRDKVEGLVSEWDELADLRDKASPEVQEIVSKRFFGKSKKGEITPHEDYCRYILEVLVEMGGQGKTRQVIDAVGEQMKHVLKPKDYEHHQSSGNQLRWRNTSQWARNMMVNEDGRMKSDSPRGLWEISAKGRHWLKAR, translated from the coding sequence ATGACTCCAGATCCCGACACCGACGACGTCTCCACCGCTCTCTCACTACTCCGTGACTCGCTCTCGGAGGAAGAGCAGCGCATCCGTGCCGAGGGTGCCCAAGCGATGCAGAGCGGCGAATACGACACCGCAACCTCGGTGATCGACTTCGCCAAACGCCTGCTGTCCTTCCGCGATAAAGTCGAAGGACTCGTCAGCGAGTGGGACGAACTGGCAGACCTACGCGACAAAGCCAGCCCCGAGGTGCAGGAAATCGTCAGCAAACGCTTCTTCGGCAAAAGCAAAAAAGGCGAAATCACCCCGCACGAAGATTACTGCCGATACATTCTCGAAGTCTTAGTAGAGATGGGAGGACAAGGTAAAACCAGGCAAGTAATCGACGCCGTTGGAGAACAAATGAAACACGTTCTCAAACCGAAGGACTACGAGCATCACCAATCATCAGGCAACCAACTCCGCTGGCGCAATACCAGCCAGTGGGCCCGCAACATGATGGTCAATGAAGACGGCCGCATGAAATCAGACTCCCCCCGCGGCCTCTGGGAAATCTCCGCCAAAGGCCGCCACTGGTTAAAGGCCCGGTAA
- a CDS encoding NADPH-dependent assimilatory sulfite reductase hemoprotein subunit, whose product MSKEKKLSANEPLKLNSNYLRGTLAEEIADVSTGAISPDSQQLSKFHGMYLQDDRDVRKDRRKKKLEKAYSFLIRVRLPGGVSTPAQWLAMDSLADDYANGTLKITTRQTWQLHGVIKNNLKRTIQEMNAAALDTIAACGDVNRNVICNANPHLSSLHSEVVDFSHRLSDHLMPRTRAYHEIFLDEEKVVSSEELIEPLYGKTYLPRKFKITVAIPPSNDVDLYAHCLSFIAIIEDNQIAGYNVAVGGGMGMTHGQTETFPRLADVIGFISPEKAVDVAEKVMLVQRDFGDRSDRKFARLKYTVERMSADGFQKKLEEYLGYSLEPAREFVFETNGDRFGWTTDDKGMHHLNLFIPGGRVVDSPAFPTKTGLREIAKIHDGEFRMTANQNVIIANISDANKPEIEALLEKYNILKSHERSALRLNSIACVALPTCGLALAEAERYLPDVITGLEEVLEEAGLRHDAITIRMTGCPNGCGRPYLGEIGFVGKGPGKYNVYLGAGFHGQRLSKLYRESVRGDDIKELLAPIIKDYAKRRNEGEHFGDFVIRAGYVKATTAGNNFHANV is encoded by the coding sequence ATGAGCAAAGAAAAGAAACTATCGGCGAACGAGCCGTTGAAGCTGAACAGCAACTATCTCCGGGGCACCCTCGCTGAGGAGATCGCCGATGTCAGCACCGGTGCCATTTCCCCCGACAGCCAACAGCTGAGCAAGTTCCATGGCATGTATTTGCAGGACGACCGCGACGTCCGTAAAGACCGTCGAAAAAAGAAGCTGGAGAAAGCCTACAGCTTCCTCATCCGGGTGCGCCTGCCCGGCGGTGTCTCCACCCCCGCACAGTGGCTCGCCATGGATTCGCTGGCCGATGACTATGCCAATGGCACGCTGAAGATTACCACACGCCAAACCTGGCAGCTTCACGGTGTGATCAAAAACAACCTGAAGCGGACCATCCAGGAGATGAATGCCGCGGCTCTGGATACCATCGCCGCCTGTGGTGATGTCAACCGCAACGTCATCTGCAACGCAAACCCGCACCTGAGTTCGTTGCACTCGGAAGTGGTCGATTTTTCACACCGGCTCAGCGATCACCTCATGCCGCGCACCCGCGCCTACCATGAGATTTTCCTCGATGAGGAAAAAGTCGTCTCCAGCGAGGAGTTGATCGAGCCGCTTTACGGCAAGACCTACCTGCCGCGTAAATTCAAAATCACCGTCGCCATCCCTCCCTCCAACGACGTCGACCTCTACGCGCATTGCCTGTCGTTTATCGCTATCATCGAGGACAATCAAATCGCCGGCTACAACGTCGCCGTCGGTGGCGGTATGGGCATGACCCACGGCCAGACAGAAACCTTCCCCCGGCTCGCCGATGTGATCGGATTTATCTCGCCTGAGAAAGCCGTGGATGTCGCGGAAAAAGTCATGCTCGTCCAACGCGACTTCGGCGATCGGAGCGACCGGAAATTTGCCCGGCTCAAATACACCGTAGAACGTATGAGCGCTGACGGTTTCCAAAAGAAGCTGGAGGAATACCTCGGATACTCGTTAGAGCCTGCCCGCGAGTTTGTGTTTGAAACAAACGGCGACCGCTTTGGCTGGACCACAGACGACAAAGGGATGCACCACCTCAACCTGTTTATCCCCGGCGGCAGGGTGGTGGATAGTCCCGCTTTCCCGACCAAAACCGGACTGCGCGAGATTGCCAAAATCCACGACGGTGAGTTCCGGATGACCGCGAACCAGAACGTGATTATCGCGAATATCTCCGATGCCAACAAACCGGAAATCGAGGCGTTGTTAGAAAAATATAACATTCTCAAAAGCCATGAGCGCAGTGCGCTGAGGCTGAATTCCATCGCCTGCGTAGCACTGCCGACATGCGGTCTCGCGCTCGCGGAAGCCGAGCGCTACCTGCCCGATGTGATTACCGGGCTGGAAGAGGTGTTGGAAGAGGCTGGTTTGCGCCACGATGCGATCACCATCCGTATGACCGGCTGTCCGAACGGGTGCGGTCGACCTTACCTCGGTGAGATCGGATTCGTTGGCAAAGGGCCGGGCAAATACAACGTCTACCTTGGTGCCGGCTTCCACGGTCAGCGACTCAGCAAGCTGTATAGGGAATCGGTTCGCGGTGACGATATCAAGGAGCTGCTGGCTCCCATCATCAAGGACTATGCCAAACGGCGCAACGAGGGCGAGCACTTCGGCGACTTCGTCATCCGTGCAGGTTATGTCAAGGCGACCACCGCTGGAAATAACTTCCACGCCAACGTTTAG
- a CDS encoding deoxycytidylate deaminase, protein MALAHVASLRSEDPYRKVGAAALDFDNRVVGTAYNGLAPGFDAPEGFWDNRDDRQKFMLHAEVNLCSLFKRGEVKIIASTTMPCTACMQTLCAYGIQEIYYRDVYRESAAPEIAATYGIKFEQVTDYPLG, encoded by the coding sequence ATGGCTCTGGCCCACGTCGCCAGTCTGCGGTCGGAGGACCCATACCGCAAAGTGGGAGCCGCCGCCCTGGACTTTGACAACCGGGTGGTGGGCACGGCCTACAATGGCCTGGCACCGGGCTTCGACGCCCCCGAGGGCTTCTGGGACAACCGTGATGATCGGCAGAAGTTCATGCTCCACGCGGAGGTGAACCTGTGCAGTCTCTTTAAACGCGGTGAGGTGAAGATCATCGCCTCCACCACCATGCCGTGCACGGCTTGCATGCAGACGCTCTGCGCCTACGGCATCCAGGAAATCTATTACCGGGACGTCTATAGGGAGTCGGCTGCACCGGAAATCGCCGCGACATACGGCATCAAGTTTGAGCAGGTGACCGATTACCCGTTAGGCTAG